Proteins encoded within one genomic window of Gambusia affinis linkage group LG23, SWU_Gaff_1.0, whole genome shotgun sequence:
- the shank3b gene encoding SH3 and multiple ankyrin repeat domains protein 3 isoform X2: MPLSPTADTKHDRPRQQAVTNGNPTGSAVARDDDGEDPPSGNSIVVRIGIPDLQQTKCLRLDPELPVWTSKQRVLVTLTQSLSDVLNYGLFQPAFNGRAGKFLDEERLLKEYPLPNITPIPYLEFRYKRRVYTQSYVDDKQLAKLHTKANLKRFMEHVHQKNAEKVAKWLEKGLDPNFHDSDSGECPLTLAVQLEDSCELIKVLRSGGAHLDFRTRDGITALHRAVLCRNSAALTTLLDLGASPDYKDSRGLTPLYHSAMVGGAPYCCELLLQDHATIGITDENGWQEIHQACRYGNVQHLEHLLFYGADMSSQNASGNTALHLCALYNQDSCARVLLFRGANKDIKNYNNQTAFQVAIIAGNFDLAEIIKIHKTSDVVVPFRETPSYTKRRRVGATRTPAGNGLSSPRSLIRSASDNALESPASSPGPSLQSLETHHDSHTHSLRRHPRRLSPGGGGHAETSPPSSPPHTPQMRKRRLYSAVPGRTFIATRSHVPLGPGEIQLHRGERVKVLSIGEGGFWEGTVKGRTGWFPADCVEEVQMRQYDPRLETREDRTKRLFRHYTVGSYDNYTSYSDYVIEEKTAVLQKRESEGFGFVLRGAKAETPIEEFAPTPAFPALQYLESVDQGGVAWRAGLRTGDFLIEVNGSDVVKVGHRQVVSLIRQGGSRLLMKVVSVSRKSETNLIRKKAPPPPKRAPSTSLTLRSKSMTADLEEIEKLDEMLAGGQQEVVLRARPTDDFRAATVKQRPTSRRITQAEINSLFERQGLVPPSAPEKSTMPLPRGMSRTKSFGTPDDDRISALIHESRFPRSSSLTDGSIPPPPQTAPPPPPSPSALYLFDSGPPPSFLPPPPPARGEGLTRSSFKPGAEPRLQELSDARSHAHAERQRKARSMIILQDTPPPPPQPDGHAAGATLHTATQTSTLSIHSTSPALGHSPLSRRRGRPIENPYANVGHQAAPNKPQRRKSPLLKQLPVEEQGLGIKDDPFKPDGGGLMSPSRAELYQQQVLSERARVQGRRSSLFLSVEGAGSDSQAPPLLTQSHSMDDLGELPPPAPVLSPSPTPHTFLHPLTGKPLDPSSPLALALAARERALTARTPSPEPRIKHSSASTTPVPTPAASPETRHKRTFTTPQGSPEPRSKRTSPQTSPEQRTKHSTPQTSPELRHKRITPPLFPDGQVERPETEGGMTSPAAPSPERWRPSPLPALANESHSALIDRRRSLTVGSSEEEGGAYTVTLPPALLSSSDEETREELRRIGLVTPPPAFASSPAPPPPSSLSLLPRRGGEGGGESGPESLVKRGDEDEGGDERLHDSSLSPSSLPPSITLASPPAPTSPSSPPAAHPAPSPSATSPLALKPRLRSPIGRGRSALRDPLLKQSSDSELLPSAASSSSPSSPLCSSPTSGGSRQPRYLFQRRSKLWGGGDDERRGFSPDEGAGRPAALGGQSSGSAVDLTARSASALELSGRAGSGLDLANRLQLLNKDSHSLGEEPSPLDPGRRSPVGGARLFSSLGELHTISQRGYGASYTVRPGSRYPVTRRSPSPSPSPSDRSVGLGSSPAPCSERPDLSSGRGLTILKSSSLSLPSEPKEVRFVMRSASARTRSRSPSPSPHASPCPSPVLSGPLLALRPWRQRPLNLWNKYDVGDWLESMGLAEHRQRFQEHEIEGSHLPALTKEDYVELGVTRLGHRINIERALRQLLDSST; this comes from the exons ATGCCTCTGAGTCCGACCGCTGACACCAAACATGATCGCCCGCGGCAACAGGCGGTTACTAACGGCAACCCAACAGGCTCTGCTGTCGCCAGGGACGACGACGGGGAGGACCCGCCCTCTGGAAACAGCATCGTGGTCCGAATCGGGATCCCGGACCTGCAGCAGACG AAGTGTTTGCGGTTGGACCCAGAGTTACCAGTTTGGACCAGTAAGCAGAGGGTTCTGGTGACGTTGACTCAGTCTCTGTCGGATGTTTTGAACTATGGTCTCTTCCAGCCGGCGTTCAACGGCCGAGCCGGAAAGTTTCTGGACGAGGAGCGCCTGCTGAAGGAGTATCCTCTGCCCAACATCACTCCCATCCCGTATCTGGAG TTTCGCTATAAGAGACGAGTTTACACTCAGAGCTACGTTGATGACAAACAGCTGGCAAAGCTTCACACTAAG GCCAATCTGAAGCGATTCATGGAACATGTTCACCAGAAGAATGCAGAGAAAGTGGCCAAATGGTTGGAGAAAGGCCTGGACCCGAACTTCCACGACTCGGACAGCGGAG AGTGCCCTTTGACCCTGGCTGTCCAGCTGGAGGACAGCTGTGAGCTCATCAAGGTTCTGCGCAGCGGCGGGGCTCACTTGGACTTCAGAACCAGAGATGGCATCACGGCTCTGCACCGGGCCGTTCTGTGCAGGAACAGCGCCGCCCTGACT ACGCTGCTGGACCTCGGCGCGTCGCCGGACTACAAGGACAGCAGAGGCCTGACTCCTCTCTACCACTCTGCCATGGTGGGCGGCGCCCCCTACTGCTgcgagctgctgctgcaggaccaCGCCACCAtcg gGATCACTGATGAGAACGGGTGGCAGGAAATCCACCag GCATGTCGCTATGGCAACGTGCAGCACTTGGAGCACCTGCTGTTCTACGGCGCCGACATGAGTTCCCAGAATGCCTCAGGAAACACGGCGCTGCACCTGTGTGCCTTGTACAaccag GACAGCTGCGCCCGGGTTCTGCTGTTCAGAGGAGCCAACAAGGACATAAAGAACTACAACAACCAGACGGCCTTTCAG GTGGCGATCATCGCGGGGAACTTTGACCTGGCTGAAATTATCAAGATCCACAAAACTTCTGATGTTG TAGTTCCCTTCAGAGAAACCCCGTCCTATACCAAGCGCCGCCGGGTCGGCGCCACCAGAACCCCGGCCGGGAACGGCCTGTCATCTCCTCGCTCTCTGATTCGCTCGGCCAGCGACAACGCCCTGGAGAGCCCCGCCTCCTCGCCCGGCCCCTCCCTCCAGAGCCTGGAGACGCATCACGACTCGCACACGCACTCCCTGAGACGCCACCCGCGCCGCCTCAG CCCCGGTGGGGGGGGCCACGCGGAGACCAGCCCGCCCTCCTCGCCCCCCCACACGCCacagatgaggaagaggaggctcTACAGCGCCGTGCCAGGGCGCACCTTCATCGCCACGCGGTCCCACGTCCCCCTGGGGCCCGGAGAGATCCAGCTGCACAGGGGCGagcgggtcaaag TGCTGTCGATCGGCGAAGGAGGCTTCTGGGAGGGAACGGTGAAGGGCAGAACCGGCTGGTTTCCTGCCGACTGCGTGGAGGAAGTCCAGATGAGACAATACGACCCGCGACTGG AGACGAGAGAGGACCGAACGAAGCGCCTCTTCAGACATTACACCGTGGGCTCCTACGACAACTACACCTCCTACAG TGACTACGTGATCGAGGAGAAGACGGCCGTGCTGCAGAAGAGAGAAAGCGAAGGATTCGGCTTCGTCCTGCGAGGAGCTAAAG CTGAGACGCCCATCGAGGAGTTTGCTCCCACGCCGGCGTTTCCTGCTCTGCAGTACCTGGAGTCGGTGGATCAGGGGGGCGTGGCCTGGAGGGCGGGGCTAAGGACCGGAGACTTCCTGATAGAG GTGAACGGCAGCGACGTGGTGAAGGTGGGTCACCGCCAGGTCGTCTCTCTGATCCGACAGGGAGGAAGTCGGCTGCTGATGAAGGTCGTCTCGGTTTCCAGGAAGTCAGAAACAAACCTGATCAGGAAGAAAG CTCCGCCCCCTCCAAAGCGAGCCCCTAGCACGTCGCTGACGCTGCGGTCCAAGTCCATGACGGCCGACCTGGAGGAGATCG aGAAACTAGATGAGATGCTGGCCGGAggtcaacaggaagtggttctgAGGGCCCGCCCCACCGACGACTTCAGGGCGGCGACGGTCAAGCAGCGGCCGACAAGCCGACGCATCACGCAGGCGGAGATCAAC TCTCTGTTTGAGCGCCAGGGTCTGGTCCCGCCCTCCGCCCCGGAGAAGAGCACCATGCCGCTGCCCAGAGGGATGTCCAGAACAAAGAGCTTCG GCACCCCGGACGATGACAGAATCTCGGCTCTGATCCACGAGAGCCGTTTCCCTCGCAGCTCGTCTCTGACAGACGGCTCCATCCCGCCGCCCCCTCAGACGGCGCCGCCCCCGCCGCCGTCCCCCTCCGCGCTGTACCTCTTCGACTCCGGCCCGCCGCCGTCCTTCCTGCCGCCGCCTCCGCCGGCCCGAGGCGAGGGCCTGACTCGCTCCAGCTTCAAGCCGGGGGCGGAGCCGCGGCTGCAGGAGCTGTCGGACGCCAGGAGCCACGCCCACGCCGAGCGCCAGCGCAAAGCGCGGTCCATGATCATCCTGCAGGACACGCCGCCACCACCGCCGCAGCCCGACGGACACGCCGCCGGCGCCACGCTCCACACCGCCACGCAGACCTCCACACTGTCCATCCACAGCACCAGCCCCGCCCTCGGACACTCGCCGCTCTCCCGTCGCCGGGGACGACCGATAGAAAACCCGTACGCCAACGTGGGACATCAAGCTGCGCCGAACAAGCCTCAGAGGAGGAAGTCTCCTCTGTtgaaacaacttcctgttgagGAGCAGG GTCTTGGGATCAAAGACGATCCGTTCAAACCCGACGGCGGTGGACTGATGAGCCCGAGCCGAGCCGAGCTGTaccagcagcaggttctgtccGAGCGCGCCCGGGTTCAGGGTCGCCGCTCCTCTCTCTTCCTGTCGGTGGAGGGGGCGGGGTCAGACAGCCAGGCTCCGCCCCTCCTGACCCAGAGCCACTCCATGGACGACCTGGGCGAGCTGCCGCCTCCGGCGCCGGTCCTGTCGCCGTCACCGACGCCGCACACCTTCCTCCACCCGCTGACGGGGAAACCTCTAG ATCCATCGTCTCCACTCGCATTGGCTCTCGCCGCGAGAGAGCGAGCGCTCACCGCGCGAACGCCGAGTCCTGAGCCTCGAATCAAACACTCCTCTGCCTCCACCACGCCCGTCCCCACCCCAGCTGCCAGTCCAGAGACCAGACACAAACGCACGTTCACCACCCCACAGGGCAGCCCAGAGCCTCGATCCAAGCGCACCTCTCCTCAGACGAGTCCGGAGCAGCGGACCAAACACTCGACGCCTCAGACCAGCCCGGAGCTGAGGCACAAGCGCATCACGCCACCGCTGTTCCCCGACGGACAGGTGGAGCGACCCGAGACGGAGGGGGGGATGACATCACCTGCCGCCCCCTCCCCCGAACGATGGAGACCCTCCCCTCTGCCGGCGCTGGCCAATGAGAGCCACTCGGCGCTGATCGACCGGCGGCGAAGCCTCACGGTTGGCAGCTCTGAGGAAGAGGGCGGGGCTTACACCGTGACGCTCCCACCTGCCCTGCTGTCCTCTAGCGACGAGGAAACCAGGGAGGAGCTGCGCAGGATCGGCCTGGTGACTCCGCCCCCCGCCTTCGCCAGCTCCCCTGCCCCgcctcccccctcctccttgTCCCTGTTGCCACGGcgaggaggagaggggggagggGAGAGCGGCCCAGAGTCCCTGGTGAAGCGAGGAGACGAGGATGAAGGAGGCGACGAGCGTCTCCATGACAGCTCCTTGTCCCCCAGTTCGCTCCCTCCGTCCATCACACTGGCGTCCCCCCCCGCCCCGacctctccctcctcccccccTGCTGCTCACCCCGCCCCCTCCCCCTCTGCTACCTCCCCATTGGCTCTGAAGCCCCGCCTAAGGTCGCCGATCGGCCGCGGCCGCTCCGCACTGCGCGACCCGCTGCTAAAGCAGTCGTCCGACAGCGAGCTCCTCCCCtccgccgcctcctcctcctccccctcctcccccctctgctcctcccccaccagcggcgGCAGCCGGCAGCCTCGCTACCTGTTCCAGAGGCGGTCCAAGCTGTGGGGGGGCGGGGACGACGAGCGACGCGGGTTCAGCCCTGATGAAGGCGCCGGCCGACCGGCGGCGCTGGGAGGACAGAGCTCCGGGTCGGCGGTGGACCTGACGGCCCGCTCGGCGTCCGCCCTGGAGCTGAGCGGCCGGGCCGGGTCGGGACTGGACCTGGCCAATCGGCTACAGCTGCTCAACAAAGACAGCCACTCTCTGGGGGAAGAACCAAGTCCACTGGACCCGGGCCGCAGGTCTCCTGTTGGGGGCGCAAG GTTGTTCTCCAGCCTCGGTGAACTTCACACCATCTCCCAGCGAGGATACGGCGCCAGCTACACGGTCCGCCCAGGAAGTCGTTACCCCGTCACCCGCCGGAGTCCGTCCCCGTCCCCCTCCCCCTCAGACCGGTCCGTGGGCCTGGGCTCCTCGCCGGCGCCGTGCTCCGAGCGACCCGACCTGAGCTCGGGTCGAGGCCTGACCATCCTCAAGTCTTCGAGTCTCAGCCTGCCGTCGGAACCAAAGGAGGTTCGTTTCGTCATGAGGAGCGCCAGCGCACGAACCAGATCCCGCTCGCCTTCGCCCTCGCCTCACGCCTCGCCCTGCCCCTCCCCGGTCCTCAGCGGGCCCCTGCTGGCCCTGCGGCCCTGGAGGCAGCGGCCCCTCAACCTGTGGAATAAGTACGACGTGGGCGACTGGCTGGAGAGCATGGGCCTGGCCGAACACCGCCAGCGCTTCCAGGAGCACGAGATCGAAGGCTCCCACCTGCCGGCGCTCACCAAGGAGGACTACGTGGAGCTGGGCGTCACCAGACTGGGCCACCGCATCAACATCGAGAGGGCCCTCAGACAGTTACTGGACAGCTCCACTTGA
- the shank3b gene encoding SH3 and multiple ankyrin repeat domains protein 3 isoform X6 has product MPLSPTADTKHDRPRQQAVTNGNPTGSAVARDDDGEDPPSGNSIVVRIGIPDLQQTKCLRLDPELPVWTSKQRVLVTLTQSLSDVLNYGLFQPAFNGRAGKFLDEERLLKEYPLPNITPIPYLEFRYKRRVYTQSYVDDKQLAKLHTKANLKRFMEHVHQKNAEKVAKWLEKGLDPNFHDSDSGECPLTLAVQLEDSCELIKVLRSGGAHLDFRTRDGITALHRAVLCRNSAALTTLLDLGASPDYKDSRGLTPLYHSAMVGGAPYCCELLLQDHATIGITDENGWQEIHQACRYGNVQHLEHLLFYGADMSSQNASGNTALHLCALYNQDSCARVLLFRGANKDIKNYNNQTAFQVAIIAGNFDLAEIIKIHKTSDVVPFRETPSYTKRRRVGATRTPAGNGLSSPRSLIRSASDNALESPASSPGPSLQSLETHHDSHTHSLRRHPRRLSPGGGGHAETSPPSSPPHTPQMRKRRLYSAVPGRTFIATRSHVPLGPGEIQLHRGERVKVLSIGEGGFWEGTVKGRTGWFPADCVEEVQMRQYDPRLETREDRTKRLFRHYTVGSYDNYTSYSDYVIEEKTAVLQKRESEGFGFVLRGAKAETPIEEFAPTPAFPALQYLESVDQGGVAWRAGLRTGDFLIEVNGSDVVKVGHRQVVSLIRQGGSRLLMKVVSVSRKSETNLIRKKAPPPPKRAPSTSLTLRSKSMTADLEEIEKLDEMLAGGQQEVVLRARPTDDFRAATVKQRPTSRRITQAEINSLFERQGLVPPSAPEKSTMPLPRGMSRTKSFGTPDDDRISALIHESRFPRSSSLTDGSIPPPPQTAPPPPPSPSALYLFDSGPPPSFLPPPPPARGEGLTRSSFKPGAEPRLQELSDARSHAHAERQRKARSMIILQDTPPPPPQPDGHAAGATLHTATQTSTLSIHSTSPALGHSPLSRRRGRPIENPYANVGHQAAPNKPQRRKSPLLKQLPVEEQGLGIKDDPFKPDGGGLMSPSRAELYQQQVLSERARVQGRRSSLFLSVEGAGSDSQAPPLLTQSHSMDDLGELPPPAPVLSPSPTPHTFLHPLTGKPLDPSSPLALALAARERALTARTPSPEPRIKHSSASTTPVPTPAASPETRHKRTFTTPQGSPEPRSKRTSPQTSPEQRTKHSTPQTSPELRHKRITPPLFPDGQVERPETEGGMTSPAAPSPERWRPSPLPALANESHSALIDRRRSLTVGSSEEEGGAYTVTLPPALLSSSDEETREELRRIGLVTPPPAFASSPAPPPPSSLSLLPRRGGEGGGESGPESLVKRGDEDEGGDERLHDSSLSPSSLPPSITLASPPAPTSPSSPPAAHPAPSPSATSPLALKPRLRSPIGRGRSALRDPLLKQSSDSELLPSAASSSSPSSPLCSSPTSGGSRQPRYLFQRRSKLWGGGDDERRGFSPDEGAGRPAALGGQSSGSAVDLTARSASALELSGRAGSGLDLANRLQLLNKDSHSLGEEPSPLDPGRRSPVGGARLFSSLGELHTISQRGYGASYTVRPGSRYPVTRRSPSPSPSPSDRSVGLGSSPAPCSERPDLSSGRGLTILKSSSLSLPSEPKEVRFVMRSASARTRSRSPSPSPHASPCPSPVLSGPLLALRPWRQRPLNLWNKYDVGDWLESMGLAEHRQRFQEHEIEGSHLPALTKEDYVELGVTRLGHRINIERALRQLLDSST; this is encoded by the exons ATGCCTCTGAGTCCGACCGCTGACACCAAACATGATCGCCCGCGGCAACAGGCGGTTACTAACGGCAACCCAACAGGCTCTGCTGTCGCCAGGGACGACGACGGGGAGGACCCGCCCTCTGGAAACAGCATCGTGGTCCGAATCGGGATCCCGGACCTGCAGCAGACG AAGTGTTTGCGGTTGGACCCAGAGTTACCAGTTTGGACCAGTAAGCAGAGGGTTCTGGTGACGTTGACTCAGTCTCTGTCGGATGTTTTGAACTATGGTCTCTTCCAGCCGGCGTTCAACGGCCGAGCCGGAAAGTTTCTGGACGAGGAGCGCCTGCTGAAGGAGTATCCTCTGCCCAACATCACTCCCATCCCGTATCTGGAG TTTCGCTATAAGAGACGAGTTTACACTCAGAGCTACGTTGATGACAAACAGCTGGCAAAGCTTCACACTAAG GCCAATCTGAAGCGATTCATGGAACATGTTCACCAGAAGAATGCAGAGAAAGTGGCCAAATGGTTGGAGAAAGGCCTGGACCCGAACTTCCACGACTCGGACAGCGGAG AGTGCCCTTTGACCCTGGCTGTCCAGCTGGAGGACAGCTGTGAGCTCATCAAGGTTCTGCGCAGCGGCGGGGCTCACTTGGACTTCAGAACCAGAGATGGCATCACGGCTCTGCACCGGGCCGTTCTGTGCAGGAACAGCGCCGCCCTGACT ACGCTGCTGGACCTCGGCGCGTCGCCGGACTACAAGGACAGCAGAGGCCTGACTCCTCTCTACCACTCTGCCATGGTGGGCGGCGCCCCCTACTGCTgcgagctgctgctgcaggaccaCGCCACCAtcg gGATCACTGATGAGAACGGGTGGCAGGAAATCCACCag GCATGTCGCTATGGCAACGTGCAGCACTTGGAGCACCTGCTGTTCTACGGCGCCGACATGAGTTCCCAGAATGCCTCAGGAAACACGGCGCTGCACCTGTGTGCCTTGTACAaccag GACAGCTGCGCCCGGGTTCTGCTGTTCAGAGGAGCCAACAAGGACATAAAGAACTACAACAACCAGACGGCCTTTCAG GTGGCGATCATCGCGGGGAACTTTGACCTGGCTGAAATTATCAAGATCCACAAAACTTCTGATGTTG TTCCCTTCAGAGAAACCCCGTCCTATACCAAGCGCCGCCGGGTCGGCGCCACCAGAACCCCGGCCGGGAACGGCCTGTCATCTCCTCGCTCTCTGATTCGCTCGGCCAGCGACAACGCCCTGGAGAGCCCCGCCTCCTCGCCCGGCCCCTCCCTCCAGAGCCTGGAGACGCATCACGACTCGCACACGCACTCCCTGAGACGCCACCCGCGCCGCCTCAG CCCCGGTGGGGGGGGCCACGCGGAGACCAGCCCGCCCTCCTCGCCCCCCCACACGCCacagatgaggaagaggaggctcTACAGCGCCGTGCCAGGGCGCACCTTCATCGCCACGCGGTCCCACGTCCCCCTGGGGCCCGGAGAGATCCAGCTGCACAGGGGCGagcgggtcaaag TGCTGTCGATCGGCGAAGGAGGCTTCTGGGAGGGAACGGTGAAGGGCAGAACCGGCTGGTTTCCTGCCGACTGCGTGGAGGAAGTCCAGATGAGACAATACGACCCGCGACTGG AGACGAGAGAGGACCGAACGAAGCGCCTCTTCAGACATTACACCGTGGGCTCCTACGACAACTACACCTCCTACAG TGACTACGTGATCGAGGAGAAGACGGCCGTGCTGCAGAAGAGAGAAAGCGAAGGATTCGGCTTCGTCCTGCGAGGAGCTAAAG CTGAGACGCCCATCGAGGAGTTTGCTCCCACGCCGGCGTTTCCTGCTCTGCAGTACCTGGAGTCGGTGGATCAGGGGGGCGTGGCCTGGAGGGCGGGGCTAAGGACCGGAGACTTCCTGATAGAG GTGAACGGCAGCGACGTGGTGAAGGTGGGTCACCGCCAGGTCGTCTCTCTGATCCGACAGGGAGGAAGTCGGCTGCTGATGAAGGTCGTCTCGGTTTCCAGGAAGTCAGAAACAAACCTGATCAGGAAGAAAG CTCCGCCCCCTCCAAAGCGAGCCCCTAGCACGTCGCTGACGCTGCGGTCCAAGTCCATGACGGCCGACCTGGAGGAGATCG aGAAACTAGATGAGATGCTGGCCGGAggtcaacaggaagtggttctgAGGGCCCGCCCCACCGACGACTTCAGGGCGGCGACGGTCAAGCAGCGGCCGACAAGCCGACGCATCACGCAGGCGGAGATCAAC TCTCTGTTTGAGCGCCAGGGTCTGGTCCCGCCCTCCGCCCCGGAGAAGAGCACCATGCCGCTGCCCAGAGGGATGTCCAGAACAAAGAGCTTCG GCACCCCGGACGATGACAGAATCTCGGCTCTGATCCACGAGAGCCGTTTCCCTCGCAGCTCGTCTCTGACAGACGGCTCCATCCCGCCGCCCCCTCAGACGGCGCCGCCCCCGCCGCCGTCCCCCTCCGCGCTGTACCTCTTCGACTCCGGCCCGCCGCCGTCCTTCCTGCCGCCGCCTCCGCCGGCCCGAGGCGAGGGCCTGACTCGCTCCAGCTTCAAGCCGGGGGCGGAGCCGCGGCTGCAGGAGCTGTCGGACGCCAGGAGCCACGCCCACGCCGAGCGCCAGCGCAAAGCGCGGTCCATGATCATCCTGCAGGACACGCCGCCACCACCGCCGCAGCCCGACGGACACGCCGCCGGCGCCACGCTCCACACCGCCACGCAGACCTCCACACTGTCCATCCACAGCACCAGCCCCGCCCTCGGACACTCGCCGCTCTCCCGTCGCCGGGGACGACCGATAGAAAACCCGTACGCCAACGTGGGACATCAAGCTGCGCCGAACAAGCCTCAGAGGAGGAAGTCTCCTCTGTtgaaacaacttcctgttgagGAGCAGG GTCTTGGGATCAAAGACGATCCGTTCAAACCCGACGGCGGTGGACTGATGAGCCCGAGCCGAGCCGAGCTGTaccagcagcaggttctgtccGAGCGCGCCCGGGTTCAGGGTCGCCGCTCCTCTCTCTTCCTGTCGGTGGAGGGGGCGGGGTCAGACAGCCAGGCTCCGCCCCTCCTGACCCAGAGCCACTCCATGGACGACCTGGGCGAGCTGCCGCCTCCGGCGCCGGTCCTGTCGCCGTCACCGACGCCGCACACCTTCCTCCACCCGCTGACGGGGAAACCTCTAG ATCCATCGTCTCCACTCGCATTGGCTCTCGCCGCGAGAGAGCGAGCGCTCACCGCGCGAACGCCGAGTCCTGAGCCTCGAATCAAACACTCCTCTGCCTCCACCACGCCCGTCCCCACCCCAGCTGCCAGTCCAGAGACCAGACACAAACGCACGTTCACCACCCCACAGGGCAGCCCAGAGCCTCGATCCAAGCGCACCTCTCCTCAGACGAGTCCGGAGCAGCGGACCAAACACTCGACGCCTCAGACCAGCCCGGAGCTGAGGCACAAGCGCATCACGCCACCGCTGTTCCCCGACGGACAGGTGGAGCGACCCGAGACGGAGGGGGGGATGACATCACCTGCCGCCCCCTCCCCCGAACGATGGAGACCCTCCCCTCTGCCGGCGCTGGCCAATGAGAGCCACTCGGCGCTGATCGACCGGCGGCGAAGCCTCACGGTTGGCAGCTCTGAGGAAGAGGGCGGGGCTTACACCGTGACGCTCCCACCTGCCCTGCTGTCCTCTAGCGACGAGGAAACCAGGGAGGAGCTGCGCAGGATCGGCCTGGTGACTCCGCCCCCCGCCTTCGCCAGCTCCCCTGCCCCgcctcccccctcctccttgTCCCTGTTGCCACGGcgaggaggagaggggggagggGAGAGCGGCCCAGAGTCCCTGGTGAAGCGAGGAGACGAGGATGAAGGAGGCGACGAGCGTCTCCATGACAGCTCCTTGTCCCCCAGTTCGCTCCCTCCGTCCATCACACTGGCGTCCCCCCCCGCCCCGacctctccctcctcccccccTGCTGCTCACCCCGCCCCCTCCCCCTCTGCTACCTCCCCATTGGCTCTGAAGCCCCGCCTAAGGTCGCCGATCGGCCGCGGCCGCTCCGCACTGCGCGACCCGCTGCTAAAGCAGTCGTCCGACAGCGAGCTCCTCCCCtccgccgcctcctcctcctccccctcctcccccctctgctcctcccccaccagcggcgGCAGCCGGCAGCCTCGCTACCTGTTCCAGAGGCGGTCCAAGCTGTGGGGGGGCGGGGACGACGAGCGACGCGGGTTCAGCCCTGATGAAGGCGCCGGCCGACCGGCGGCGCTGGGAGGACAGAGCTCCGGGTCGGCGGTGGACCTGACGGCCCGCTCGGCGTCCGCCCTGGAGCTGAGCGGCCGGGCCGGGTCGGGACTGGACCTGGCCAATCGGCTACAGCTGCTCAACAAAGACAGCCACTCTCTGGGGGAAGAACCAAGTCCACTGGACCCGGGCCGCAGGTCTCCTGTTGGGGGCGCAAG GTTGTTCTCCAGCCTCGGTGAACTTCACACCATCTCCCAGCGAGGATACGGCGCCAGCTACACGGTCCGCCCAGGAAGTCGTTACCCCGTCACCCGCCGGAGTCCGTCCCCGTCCCCCTCCCCCTCAGACCGGTCCGTGGGCCTGGGCTCCTCGCCGGCGCCGTGCTCCGAGCGACCCGACCTGAGCTCGGGTCGAGGCCTGACCATCCTCAAGTCTTCGAGTCTCAGCCTGCCGTCGGAACCAAAGGAGGTTCGTTTCGTCATGAGGAGCGCCAGCGCACGAACCAGATCCCGCTCGCCTTCGCCCTCGCCTCACGCCTCGCCCTGCCCCTCCCCGGTCCTCAGCGGGCCCCTGCTGGCCCTGCGGCCCTGGAGGCAGCGGCCCCTCAACCTGTGGAATAAGTACGACGTGGGCGACTGGCTGGAGAGCATGGGCCTGGCCGAACACCGCCAGCGCTTCCAGGAGCACGAGATCGAAGGCTCCCACCTGCCGGCGCTCACCAAGGAGGACTACGTGGAGCTGGGCGTCACCAGACTGGGCCACCGCATCAACATCGAGAGGGCCCTCAGACAGTTACTGGACAGCTCCACTTGA